Genomic segment of Nocardiopsis mwathae:
TGGGGCGGGCCTTCGAGGGGCGTCGGAGCCTGGAGTTCTGATCGCCTGCGGCCCGGTCAGCGGGCGCTGCGGCGGTGCGAACCGCCCGCGGCGGCGGCGCGTCGTACAAGTCCGGACGGTGAGTTTCCGAAAGTCGGAGTAGGTGGCCGATTGTCGGGTACGACCCGTTCTCGGTGCCTTTCGCCGCAGGTGAGAGGGCATCCGATGAAACCTGATAGCTACACTTCTGGTTGATTACCTTGATCCCAACTCCTCAGGAGCAACGACCGTGGCTCTAATCGTGCAGAAGTACGGCGGGTCCTCCGTCGCTGACGCAGACGCCATCAAGCGGGTAGCCCAGCGGATCGTCGCTCAGAAAAAAGCGGGATATGACGTGGTCGTCGTGGTCTCGGCCATGGGCGACACCACCGATGAGCTCCTCGACCTCGCCGAGAAGGTCTCCCCCGTTCCCCCCGGCCGCGAGATGGACATGCTGCTGACCGCCGGTGAGCGCATGTCGATGGCCCTGGTCGCCATGGCGATCGGGAACCTGGGGTACGAGGCCCGCTCCTTCACCGGCTCGCAGGCCGGAGTCATCACCACGTCCCTGCACGGCAACGCCAAGATCATCGACGTCACCCCGGGCCGGATCCAGGAGGCGCTGGACGACGGGTCGATCTGCATCGTCGCCGGGTTCCAGGGTGTCTCGCAGGACAGCAAGGACATCACCACGCTGGGCCGCGGCGGCTCCGACACCACGGCCGTCGCGCTCGCGGCGGCGCTGAACGCCGACGCGTGCGAGATCTACACCGACGTCGACGGTGTGTTCACCGCCGACCCGCGGATCGTGCCGACCGCCCGCCGCATCCCCAAGATCTCCTATGAGGAGATGCTGGAGATGGCGGCCACCGGCACCAAGATCCTGCACCTGCGGTGCGTGGAGTACGCGCGGCGGTACAACATCCCGCTGCACGTCCGCTCGTCGTTCAGTCAGAAGCCCGGTACCTGGGTCGTCTCGGAAGTTGAGGAAACCGAAGGCATGGAACAACCGATCATCTCCGGCGTCTCGCACGACCGCAGCGAGGCCAAGATCACGGTCGTCGGTGTCCCCGACAAGGTCGGTGAGGCCGCGGCGATCTTCACGGCCCTGGCCGACGCCGAGATCAACATCGACATGATCGTGCAGAACGTGTCGACCGCCGCCACCGGGCGCACCGACATCTCCTTCACGGTGCCGATGGACTTCGGCCAGACCGCGATGACGGCGCTGCAGAAGATCCAGGAGAAGGTCGGCTTCGAGGGGCTGCGCTACGACGACCAGATCGGCAAGGTGTCGCTGGTCGGCGCGGGCATGCGTTCCTACCCGGGCGTCACCTCCCGGTTCTTCGACGCCATCGCGCGCTCCGGCACCAACATCGAGATGATCTCGACCTCGGAGATCCGCATCTCGGTCATCGTGGAGCAGGACCAGATCGACTCGGCCGTCGCGGCCGCCCACACCGAATTCGAGCTCGACGCCGACCAGGTCGAGGCCGTCGTGTACGGAGGTACCGGACGATGAGCAACCGCCTTCCCACCCTCGCCATCGTCGGCGCCACCGGTGCCGTGGGCACCGTCATGCTCGACATCCTCTCCACCCGCGAGAACGTGTGGGGCGAGATCCGGCTGATCGCCTCCCCGCGCTCCGCCGGCAAGCGCCTCACCGTCCGCGGCGAGGAGATCGAGGTCCAGGCGCTGGCCCCCGAGGTCTTCGACGGCGTCGACGTCGCCATGTTCGACGTGCCCGACGAGGTGTCCGAGCAGTGGGCGCCGATCGCCGCCGAGCGCGGCGCGGTGGCGGTGGACAACTCCGGCGCGTTCCGGATGGACCCCGACGTCCCGCTCGTGGTTCCCGAGGTCAACGCCGAACAGACGCGCAACCGCCCGCGCGGCATCGTCAGCAACCCGAACTGCACCACGCTGTCGATGATCGTCGCCATGGGCGCGCTGCACCGCGCCTACGGGCTGACCGACCTGGTCGTCGCCTCCTACCAGGCCGCCTCCGGCGCCGGCCAGGAGGGCATCGACACCCTGCACGACCAGATCTCCAAGGTCGCCAGCGACCGCACCCTCGGCAGCCGCGCCGGAGACGTGCGCGCCGCCGCGGGCGAGCTCGGCCCGTTCCCGGCGCCGCTGGCCATGAACGTGGTGCCGTGGGCCGGGTCGCTGAAGGAGGACGGCTACTCCTCGGAGGAGCTGAAGGTCCGCAACGAGTCGCGGAAGATCCTGGGCCTTCCGGAGCTGCGGGTTTCGGCCACCTGTGTGCGCGTGCCGGTGGTCACCACCCACGCGCTGGCCGTGCACGCCACCTTCGCCCAGGAGGTGGACGCCGCCGCGGCCCGCGAGGCGCTGGCCGCCGCCCCGGGCGTGGTGGTCCAGGACGACCCGGCCAAGGGCGAGTTCCCGACCCCGGCCGACGTCGTGGGGACCGACCCGACCTGGGTGGGGCGCATTCGGCGCTCGCTCGACGACCCCAGGTCGCTCGACCTGTTCCTGTGCGGGGACAACCTGCGCAAGGGGGCCGCGCTGAACACCGCCCAGATCGCGGAGGTCCTGGCCGAGGAGTTCACCCGGGGCTGACGTCCAGGGGCGGCTCACCCGGAGCGGCGGTGGCCGGGGCGACCCTCTCGCGGGGGCGCCCCGGCCACCGCCGTTTCGGCATCCCGCCCCCTCGACCCGGGCCGGACTGTGTCCGTGATCTCACCGGTTACCGGGACGCTCCGGGCAACCCGGACAACGGGGTCCGCGTCTACACACACGACACCGCCGCCGGTCGAATCTCCGGCTCGACCACGGTTCACACGGCGCCGCGCGGTGCGGATGCGCGACAACAGAACACGGAGCCAGAAGGTGACAACGAATTCCGGGCTCGCCCTGCGGGTCGGGGGGCTGCTGGGTGTCCTCACACTCGCGGCGGGGTGCAGCCTCGGCGCGGTCGACGGCGGCCGGGAGGACCAGGAGGGCGCGGCGTCGGACGACATCTCCGCCGCGCTGGGCCAGTCGATCTCCTGGAAGCCCTGCCACGACGACGATGAGGTCGACGAACTCCACGACGCGGACCTTGAGGTCGGCTTCGATGAGGACGAGGCCGAGGAGGCCCGCGACTGGCGCGCCGCGCTCGAATGCGGGTCGCTCACGGTACCGGTCGACTACGCCGACCCCGAGGGCAGGTCGCTGAAGATGCGGGTCATCCGCAAGCCGGCCGAGGGCACCGCGGACGACCGCGTCGGTTCGCTCATCGTCAACCCCGGCGGCCCCGGCGTTTCCGGCGTCGAGCACATGGACTCCCCCGCCTTCGGCGACGGCATCCGCTCCCGCTTCGACATCGTCTCCTTCGACCCACGCGGCGTCGGCAAGAGCCGCGCCATCATGTGCGGCGACCCCGAGGCGCTGTACGGCGCGCAGGACGCGATCCACGGCACGGACCCGGCGGAGCTGTCCGAAGCGGAGCTCGGCGAGCTGGAGAAGGCCGCGAAGGCCTACGCCGACGCGTGCGCCGAGGATGTCGGGGAGGACTTCCTGGGCAGCGTCGGCACGGTCGACGTCGTCAACGACGTGGAGGTGCTGCGCGACGCGCTCGGCGACGACGCCCTCACCTACGTGGGGTTCTCCTACGGCACCTACATCGGCGCGCTGTACGCCGAGACCTATCCGGACAACGTGCGCGCCCTGGTGCTCGACGGCGCCGTGGAGACCACCCGGTCCAACGCCGACATCGCGGTCGACCAGGCCAAGGGCTTCCAAACGGCGTGGGAGTCCTTCGTGGAGGACTGCATCGCCACCGGCGACTACTGCCCCTTCTCCTCCACCGATGCGGCCGAGAACGAGCTGGAGCGCATCCTCGGCAAGATCGAGGACGGCGGGTACGAGGTCGCGGGCATGCAGGCCACGCGGTCGGCCATGCTCAACCTGATCAGCCAGATGCTCTACAGCGAGGACAACTGGGAGGGCCTGCGCTACACCCTGGACGCCGCCGACTACGGCGACACACAGGTCGCCCAGGACAACCTGGACGCCATCGCCGAGGACATGTTCGGCGGCGAGGAGTTCACCGCGGGGGACGACGAGGACGGAACGGTGGACACCGAGGCCGCGCTGGTGGCGATCAACTGCGTCGACCGCACCGACCCCACCGACATCGAGGCCTACCGGAAGGCCGCCGAGAAGGCGGCGGAGGCGTCCCCGCTGTTCGGCGCCGACGTGGTCTGGGCACAGCTGCCGTGCGCCTACTGGGCGGCCGACGCGCCGGCGCCTACGGAGTTCTCCGCCGAGGACGCCCCGCCGATCGTCGTCGTGGGCACCCGCAACGACCCCGCCACCCCCTACGCCTGGGCCGAGGAGCTCTCCGAGCAGCTGGCGTCGGCGACGCTGGTGACGTATGAGGGCGACGGCCACACGGTGTACGGCTACAACAAGAGCGCGTGCATCGACGACCCGTTGGACGCCTACCTCATCGACACGTCGGTGCCGGAGGAGGGCCTCAGCTGCCCCTCCGCGCGGTGACCATGGCGCTCGGCGGGACGAAACGGACCGGATCGCCGCCGAGCGCCCTGGTCATCCGGCTCACCGGGTCCTTCTGGGGGTTCGGGAGAGGCTGAGGCGGTACAGCAGGCGGCAGTGGTCGACCGAGCCCACCAGGTCGGAGGTCTCCACCGGGCGCTGGCCGTTGTAATGGGTGCGCTCCACCACCAGGACCGGGAGGCCGGCGGCGAGCTGGAGCATGGAGGCCTCCGGTTCGCGCAGCGGGCGCACCCCCACCTCCTCCACCACCCGGTCGATGATCACCCCGGCGGCACCGAGCCGGTCGAGCACGCTCGTGCCCGGCTCGGCGTCGGCCGGGGTGCGCAGCGTGCCGTGGGTGAGCAGCATCGGCTCCCATGCCGTGTGCAGCGCGACCGGCACGCCGTCGGTCAGACCGAGGCAGCGCGTGCGGTACACGGCGTCGCCGTCGCGGATGGCGAGCCGGCGCGAGACCAGGTCGCACGCCTTCTCGGTGACGGTGTCGAGGTCGCGGCGGCACAGCGGCTCCACGCCCGACCCCGAGGCGCGGTCGGTGCGGGAGAAGCGGTGGATCTGCGGCACCGACCGCACGTAGTATCCGGAGCCGGGCCGGGCCTCCACCAGTCCCTCGCTGACGAGGAGGCGCAGGGCGTGCCGGGACACCTGCTCGCTCACCTCGTACTCCCGGGCCAGGCGGGACCGCGAGGGGAGCCGGGTCCCCGGGGTCAGCTCTCCGTTGAGGATGGGCGTGCGAAGCCGGTCGGCCAGCCACAGATAGCGCGGTTGCCCTGCCATGACTATGCGGTCCTCGGGGACGGTCCTTCCCTGCGGGGGGCGGTGAATCTCTGCGCGAAATCCAGTTCGGCCGACATATGGCGGATCAGCTCCTCCACGACGAACGAGCCGTGCCCGGCGTCGAACCGGTACACCTCGTGCGATTTGCCGAGCTCGGTGAGGCGGGCGATGTAGTTGTCGATCTGCCGGATGGGGCAGCGGGGGTCGTTCTCCCCCGCGAGGATGAGCACGGGAGCGGTCACGTTCTCCACGTAGGTGATGGGCGAGGAGCGGCGGTACAGGTCGGGGACGTCGTCGGGGGAGCCGCCGAACATCGAGCGGTCGAAGGCGCGCAGCGACTCCATCTGGTCCGCGTAGGAGGCGGCGTAGTCGGCCAGCGGCATCGCGGCGATGCCCAGGCTCCAGTCCTCGGGGTACACCCCCAGGCCGAGGAGGGTGAGGTAGCCCCCCCAGGAGCCGCCCTCCAGGATCATCCGCCCCGCGTCGGCCAGCCCGGAGGCGACCGCCCAGTCGCGGACGGCCTTGATGTCCTCCAGCTCGGTCAGGCCGACGCGGCCCTCGATGGCGTCGCGCCAGGCGGCGCCGTAGCCGCTGGAGCCCCGGTAGTTGACCCGGACGACGGCGAAGCCGTGGTCGACCCACGCGGAGACCGCCGCGGAGAACGCGTCGACATCCTGAGCTTGGGGACCGCCGTGGACCATGAACACGGTGGGCAGCGGTTCGGCGGCGCCCGCGGGGACGGACACGAGCGCGTGGATGTCGCCGCCGGGCCCGGGGACGTCGACGTCGCGGACCGGGACGGAGGGCGGCGCGACGGGGCCGGGCGGGGCCAGGAGGGTGGCGCCGGTGGTGTCGCGGACCACGGGCGGGTGTTCGGAGCTGGACCAGGAGTACTCGACCGTCCCGTCGGGGCGGGCCGCGGCGGCGGCCACCAGGCCGTCGGGGATGTCCAGCGGGGTGGTGGCGCCGGTGGCCGGGTCATGCCGGTGGACGCGGCTGCGCGCCCGGTGGTCCTGGGAGATCAGCAGGGAGCGGCCGTCGGGCGTCCACCCCGCGGAGAGCTCGCCGGGCAGATCGATGCGGATCTCCTGCTCGGTGCCGGTGAGGGGGTCCCAGATGAGGGGCTCGACCCGGCCGTGGCGTTCGTGCAGCACCAGCACCCGGTGGCCGCCGGGGGCGAAGCCGACGGGCGTGAGGTCGCGGCCGGGGCCGTCCCACAGGTCGGCGACGGTCGCGGCGGTGCCGTCGGGTAGGAGGCGCAGCACCCGCACGGCCATGTGGCGGCTGTCGCCGTGTTCGCTGTGCCCGATGACGAAGAGCGACTCGTCGTGCGACAGGTCGGCGATCCAGCCTTCCTGGCGGTGGGCGTAGACGGTGCGCGGCTGGGTGCCGGGGCGGCTGAGGTGGACGCTGAAGCCGTCGTCGGTGGAGCGCCCCACGAGGGCCAGCCCGGAGACACCGAGTGCGAGCCCGCCGATGTAGGAGGGGGGAAGGCCGGGGACGGCCGCGGTGTCGGGGCCGCCCTGGAACGGCTGCCGCCGCCAGGTGCCGAACTCGTCGCCGTCGGTGTCGCCGAACCACCACACCCACGTCCCGGTCGGGTCGAGGGTGCCCGATGTCGTGCCGTGGTGGCGCTTGGTCACTTGGCGCTGCTCGCCGGTGGCGCGGTCCCAGGTGTAGATCTCCCAGGTGCCGCTGGCGTTGCCGCGGAACATCGAATGATCAGGGGCTTCCCTGGCCCAGGATGGGAGACTGATCCTGCTCGCACGGAACCGATCTTGCCAACGCTCGCCCATGATCCCAAGTAAAGCAGCGGAGTTCGCCGGAATGGGGGCGAATGGAGGAGCGAAGTTGGCCACTCCCGGACGGAGGAGAGCGAGGGTCGACGCCGACGGGAAGAAGCTGTCACCATCCGGTGAGCCACGGAGTACCCGGCGGCGATTGCGACCGGGGCGCGGAGCCGCTGAGACACACGAGTGTGGGAGCGTGACGGTGGAAACGGTGGACAGGGCGCGGACGATGGGTACGGCGGGACAGGTGACGCTGGCCGAACACGCGCGCAGCGTGATCCGCAAGGAGGCCGAGCGCCGCGAGATCGGCTTGGAGCTCGACGAGGAGGCCCCGGACGACATCCCCGAGCGCGCCCGGTTGTGGGCGTGCAAGGTGACGGGAAAGGGCTGGTGCCTCTTCACCGCGGTCGACGCCGACGACACGGTCACCCTGCCCTCCCAGCGCGAGTTCCTGCCCGCGAGCGGCGTACTCGCGGGCAACTGGCGCGTCACCCCGGGCACCGGCGCCGTCCACCTCTCCACGAGCGGACGCAAGCCCGCGGTGGACGACCCCGGGTCGCCCTTCGGCAGGTGAGTTCCGCCGCCGCATGTGCGGCGGCGGAGACCCGCGGTTCAGGCGCGATCCCCCGCGTCCATCAGCGTGGCCAGGATGCTGAAGGACCGGTCGTGGTATCCGGCGTCCAGGCCGCGCTGGAGGATCGACATGACCGCCGCCGGAAGCGTGTCGTCGACGCCCGCGTCGCGGGCGGTGTGCAGCACGTGGTCGGCGCTGGCGGCGTCCATGGACAGGCGCTCCAGCTCACCGGGGAACTCCCCGGCGGTGATCTCCTCGCCCAGCCCTCGGTAGAAGTCGGCCATGTCGTTGGACTCCACCAGGTAGGGCACGATCGTGCCCACCGCGATCCCCTCGGCCCGCGCCAGGGCCACCGAGTGGACGAACGAGGTCATGCTCGTCCAGAACAGGTTCATCACCACCTGGTAGTAGACCTGCGCGAGGCCCGGGTCGGTCCCCCGGAAGTCGGCCGCGGTGAGGGTCTCCAGCACCGGGCGGACCGCCTCGAAGGCCTCCTTGTCGCCGCTGTAGAACGTGGACATGGAGGGGTCGCCGATTCCGGGCGGCGGGGTCATGACGCCACCGGTGACATAGGCCGCGCCGCGCTCCCTCGCCCAGGACGCGCCGGCACGGGCCCTGGCAGGGGTGTCGGAACTGAGGTTGACCAGGGTCCTGCCGCGCAGCTCGGCGTCGAGGTCGCCCAGGAGCCGGTACATGACGTCGTAGTCGGTGAGGCTGAGCAGGACCAGCTCGTTGGCGGCCACCGCATCGGCGGGGGTGTCCGCGAGCACCGCACCCTGCTCCACCAGTGGTGCGGCCTTCTCCCTGGTCCGGTTCCAGACCGTGAGCGGGTGGCCGGCCTTCAGCAGGGCCCGTCCCATGGCCTGGCCCATCGGACCCAGCCCGATCAGCGTCACCGGTGCCGTGCTCGTGTTGGTGTTCGTGTTCGTCGTGCTCACGTGAGCCTCCTCGCGAGGTGTCCGTTCGTGTTCCCGTCGCGTCCGCGGGCACCGCCGGGGCCGGTTCCCCCACAGGCTCCGGCTCCGGCGGCGGCCGGGACGGGAACGACTCTCGCCGCGACCGCTACGGATCGGCTTGCGATCTCCTACGCGTCCGCCCGCCCGCCCGTCTGCGCCGCCGCCCGGCCCGGATACCTTTGTCGGTATGCGGTTCGGGGTACTGGGCCCACTCACGGTGTGGACGGCGGACGGGCAGCGGTCCGCACTGCCCGGTACCAAGGTCCGCGCCCTACTGGCCGGGCTGCTGCTGCGCCGGGGCCGGGTGGTCGGCGCGGACCGGCTGGTCGACGACCTGTGGGGGGACACCCCACCCGCCGACCCGGCGGGGGTTCTGCAGGCGCGCGTCTCCGAGTTGCGCAAGGCGCTCGAAGAGGCCGGGGAGGGCGGGCGCGCGCTGGTGGAGTACCGGGCACCCGGCTACGTCCTCGACATCCCGGCCGACCACGTCGACGCCGGGCGCTTCGAGGCGCTCACCGAGCAGGCGGCGGCGTCGGCGAACCCCCATGACCGCCGCGGCCTCCTCGCCACCGCCCTCGACCTGTGGCGCGGACCGGCCCTCCCCGAGTTCGCCGACGCCGACTTCGCGCGGGCGGCCGTCGCGCGCTGGGAGGAGCGTCGGCTCACGTCGCTCGAAGACCTGGCCGAAACACGCCTCGACCTCGGTGAACATGGAGCGCTGACGGCTGAGCTCGGTGCCCTCGTCCAGCGCCACCCCTTCCGTGAGCGGCTGCGCCGCGCCCACATGCGCGCGCTGTACCGGTCCGGCCGCCAGCGCGAGGCTCTGGAGAGCTACGCGGAGCTGCGTACCCGCCTCGCCGACGAACTGGGCCTCGATCCCGGCCCTGAGGCGGCCGCCCTGCACGCGGCCATCCTCCGCCAGGACCCCGACCTTGCCCCGCCGCACCGGACGTCACCCGCGGCCTCGCCATCCACACGGACCGCCGCCGGCGCCGGAACCCGCACCGCGCCCCCCGCCACGAACCTGCCCGCGCCCCCCGGGCCCCTGATCGGGCGAAGCGGCGACGTCGCCGGGGTCCGTGCCCTGCTGGAGGCCGGCAGGCTGGTGACGCTGACGGGGCCGGGCGGGGTCGGTAAGACCCGGCTGGCGGTCGAGGCGGCCTCCGACGCCGCGGCGGCAGGCGGCTTCCCGGACGGTGTGTGGCTGGTCGAACTGGCGGTGCTCGATCGCGGTGATGACCCGGTCGAAGCCGTCGCCGCGCTGCTCGGACTGCGCGACGACGCCGAACCCGGCCTTCCGGCCGCGGCAGGTGGCGGTGCTCCACTCGCCGAGCGGCTCGCCGACGCGTTGCGCGGCAAGCGCGCGCTGCTGGTCCTCGACAACTGCGAGCACGTCATCGACGGCGCGGCCCGGATGGCGGCGCGCCTGCTGGCCGCCGCCCCGCACCTGCGCCTGCTGGCGACGAGTAGGGAGCCGATGGGGATTTCCGGCGAGCGGCTGCGGCTCGTGGCCCCGCTGGCGCTGCCGCCGGCGACCGCCCCGCCCGATCCCGGAGCGCTGCGCCGAACCGGAGCGGTCCGCCTGTTCGAGGAGCGGGCCTCGGCCGCCGCGCCCGGTTTCGAGCTGTCGGACGGCAACGCGGCCGCGGTCGCCGCGGTCTGCCGCCGTCTGGACGGCATCCCGCTCGCCCTGGAACTGGCCGCGACGCGCGTGCGCGTGTTGGGCGTCCACGAGTTGGCGCGGCGCCTCGACGACCGGTTCCGTCTGCTGTCCGGCGGGCGCCGCGACGCCCCGGCGCGGCAGCGGACCCTGCGTTCGGTCATCGACTGGAGTTGGGAGTCGCTTGAGGAGGACGAGCGCGCCGTGCTGCGCCGCCTAGCGGTGCACCGGGACGGATGCACACTGGAAGCCGCCGAGGAGGTCTGCTCGGGTGACGGGGTCGCGCGGGCGGGCGTGCTCGACCTCCTCTCCTCCCTGGTCGACCGTTCCCTCGTGGCCGTGTCCGGCGAGGGGGACGGCCATCGCTACCGCCTGCTGGAATCCATAGCCGCCTACGCCCTGGAACGGCTGGCGGACGCGGGCGAGGTGGACGCCGTGCGCGGTCGGCACGCACGCTACTGCGCCGATCTCGCCGAACGGCTGGAGTCGGGGCTGCGCGGATCCGAGCAGTGCCGTGCCATGGCACGATTCGACGCCGAAGCCGCCGACCTGCGCGCGGCGCTCACCCACAGTGCCGGCGCGGCCGATGCGCGCACCGCACTGCGGATCGCCAACGCGATGGCGTGGTACGGCTACCTGCGCGGCCGCCTGGGCGAGGCCGCCTCCGCGCTGGCGGAGGCGCTGTCCGCCCGTCCGACGCCCGAGGACGCCGAGGCGCGGGCCGAGGCGAAGGCGTGGTCGGCCGGGCTGCGGATCGCCACCGACGCCGAGGGGGTCGGCGAGGCGCTGTGGGACTCCGCGGTCGAAGGGCTGAACGCGGTCGCGGACCCCAGGCGGCGAATGTTCCTCGAATGGTTCCTCGAATGCGCGGGATGGGGACGGGGCGATGCGGAGACGTCGATGGACCGCCTGACCGGCTTACTGGAGCGGGCGGGCGCCGAGGGCGACCGGTGGACGGCCGCGGCGGCGCTGGCCCTGCGGGCGCAGTGGGCCCAGATCCTGGGCGATCTCGGGGCGCAGCACCGGGATGGGGCGCAGAGCGCGGCACTGTTCCGCGAGTTCGGCGACCAGTGGGGTGTCCTGCAGGCGTCCGACGTCCTCAGCCAGCACGCGGAGATCGTCGGCGACTACCCGGAGGCGGAGCGGCGGCACCGCGAGGGCCTGCGGATCGCGGAGACCCTGGGGCTGTCGGGTGCGGCCTCGCTGAAGCTGACCGGCCTGGGGCGGATCGCCCTTCTCACCGGCGACCATGGCAGCGCCCGCACCCTGCACGAACGTGCCGCGCACCTGGCCCGGGAGTACTCCTTCCAGATGGGAATCCAGTTCGCGGAGGCCGGGCTGGCGCTCCTCGCCCGCCGTGAGGGCCGGTTCGACGAAGCCGAGGAGTCCCTCACGTCCTCCCTGGCGTGGAACCGCCGTGCCGACGGCCGCATCGGTGTGGCCTTCATCCTGGCCGAACTGGGCTTCGTCGCGGAACAGCGCGGCGATGCGGCAACGGCCCTGGCCCGTCAGCGCGAGGGCTACGACGCGGCCCGGCGCAGCACCGACCCGCGCGCGACCGCGCTCGCCCTCGAAGGCCTGGCGGGTGCCCACTCCCTGGGCGGCGACCCGCACCACGCCGCCCGCCTCCTGGGCGCGGCCGCGGCGGCCCGCGCGTCGGTCGGCGCTCCGCTTCCCCAGGGTGAACGCGCTGACGTCGACCGCATCACCGCCCGGGTCCGAACGGACCTCGGCGAGGAGGAGTTCGATGCGGAGGCGGCCGCGGGGGCGAGGCGGCACCCCGACGACCTGGTCGGGGATCGGCCCGTCAGAGGAGCCGTTCCGGATCGTGGTGGCGGCCGGTTCCCGTGCAGATCCGGCACTCCTCGATGACGTCTTCCCACCCGATGCTGCCCGACTCCTCCCGGGTGGGCCGCTCTGCGCTCCACACCCCGGTTCCCCGGCAGTAGGCGCACGGTTCGAACGGGCCGG
This window contains:
- a CDS encoding NAD(P)-dependent oxidoreductase → MSTTNTNTNTSTAPVTLIGLGPMGQAMGRALLKAGHPLTVWNRTREKAAPLVEQGAVLADTPADAVAANELVLLSLTDYDVMYRLLGDLDAELRGRTLVNLSSDTPARARAGASWARERGAAYVTGGVMTPPPGIGDPSMSTFYSGDKEAFEAVRPVLETLTAADFRGTDPGLAQVYYQVVMNLFWTSMTSFVHSVALARAEGIAVGTIVPYLVESNDMADFYRGLGEEITAGEFPGELERLSMDAASADHVLHTARDAGVDDTLPAAVMSILQRGLDAGYHDRSFSILATLMDAGDRA
- a CDS encoding S9 family peptidase, which encodes MGERWQDRFRASRISLPSWAREAPDHSMFRGNASGTWEIYTWDRATGEQRQVTKRHHGTTSGTLDPTGTWVWWFGDTDGDEFGTWRRQPFQGGPDTAAVPGLPPSYIGGLALGVSGLALVGRSTDDGFSVHLSRPGTQPRTVYAHRQEGWIADLSHDESLFVIGHSEHGDSRHMAVRVLRLLPDGTAATVADLWDGPGRDLTPVGFAPGGHRVLVLHERHGRVEPLIWDPLTGTEQEIRIDLPGELSAGWTPDGRSLLISQDHRARSRVHRHDPATGATTPLDIPDGLVAAAAARPDGTVEYSWSSSEHPPVVRDTTGATLLAPPGPVAPPSVPVRDVDVPGPGGDIHALVSVPAGAAEPLPTVFMVHGGPQAQDVDAFSAAVSAWVDHGFAVVRVNYRGSSGYGAAWRDAIEGRVGLTELEDIKAVRDWAVASGLADAGRMILEGGSWGGYLTLLGLGVYPEDWSLGIAAMPLADYAASYADQMESLRAFDRSMFGGSPDDVPDLYRRSSPITYVENVTAPVLILAGENDPRCPIRQIDNYIARLTELGKSHEVYRFDAGHGSFVVEELIRHMSAELDFAQRFTAPRREGPSPRTA
- a CDS encoding aspartate kinase, translated to MALIVQKYGGSSVADADAIKRVAQRIVAQKKAGYDVVVVVSAMGDTTDELLDLAEKVSPVPPGREMDMLLTAGERMSMALVAMAIGNLGYEARSFTGSQAGVITTSLHGNAKIIDVTPGRIQEALDDGSICIVAGFQGVSQDSKDITTLGRGGSDTTAVALAAALNADACEIYTDVDGVFTADPRIVPTARRIPKISYEEMLEMAATGTKILHLRCVEYARRYNIPLHVRSSFSQKPGTWVVSEVEETEGMEQPIISGVSHDRSEAKITVVGVPDKVGEAAAIFTALADAEINIDMIVQNVSTAATGRTDISFTVPMDFGQTAMTALQKIQEKVGFEGLRYDDQIGKVSLVGAGMRSYPGVTSRFFDAIARSGTNIEMISTSEIRISVIVEQDQIDSAVAAAHTEFELDADQVEAVVYGGTGR
- a CDS encoding aspartate-semialdehyde dehydrogenase produces the protein MSNRLPTLAIVGATGAVGTVMLDILSTRENVWGEIRLIASPRSAGKRLTVRGEEIEVQALAPEVFDGVDVAMFDVPDEVSEQWAPIAAERGAVAVDNSGAFRMDPDVPLVVPEVNAEQTRNRPRGIVSNPNCTTLSMIVAMGALHRAYGLTDLVVASYQAASGAGQEGIDTLHDQISKVASDRTLGSRAGDVRAAAGELGPFPAPLAMNVVPWAGSLKEDGYSSEELKVRNESRKILGLPELRVSATCVRVPVVTTHALAVHATFAQEVDAAAAREALAAAPGVVVQDDPAKGEFPTPADVVGTDPTWVGRIRRSLDDPRSLDLFLCGDNLRKGAALNTAQIAEVLAEEFTRG
- a CDS encoding GntR family transcriptional regulator, whose amino-acid sequence is MAGQPRYLWLADRLRTPILNGELTPGTRLPSRSRLAREYEVSEQVSRHALRLLVSEGLVEARPGSGYYVRSVPQIHRFSRTDRASGSGVEPLCRRDLDTVTEKACDLVSRRLAIRDGDAVYRTRCLGLTDGVPVALHTAWEPMLLTHGTLRTPADAEPGTSVLDRLGAAGVIIDRVVEEVGVRPLREPEASMLQLAAGLPVLVVERTHYNGQRPVETSDLVGSVDHCRLLYRLSLSRTPRRTR
- a CDS encoding alpha/beta hydrolase codes for the protein MTTNSGLALRVGGLLGVLTLAAGCSLGAVDGGREDQEGAASDDISAALGQSISWKPCHDDDEVDELHDADLEVGFDEDEAEEARDWRAALECGSLTVPVDYADPEGRSLKMRVIRKPAEGTADDRVGSLIVNPGGPGVSGVEHMDSPAFGDGIRSRFDIVSFDPRGVGKSRAIMCGDPEALYGAQDAIHGTDPAELSEAELGELEKAAKAYADACAEDVGEDFLGSVGTVDVVNDVEVLRDALGDDALTYVGFSYGTYIGALYAETYPDNVRALVLDGAVETTRSNADIAVDQAKGFQTAWESFVEDCIATGDYCPFSSTDAAENELERILGKIEDGGYEVAGMQATRSAMLNLISQMLYSEDNWEGLRYTLDAADYGDTQVAQDNLDAIAEDMFGGEEFTAGDDEDGTVDTEAALVAINCVDRTDPTDIEAYRKAAEKAAEASPLFGADVVWAQLPCAYWAADAPAPTEFSAEDAPPIVVVGTRNDPATPYAWAEELSEQLASATLVTYEGDGHTVYGYNKSACIDDPLDAYLIDTSVPEEGLSCPSAR